Proteins encoded in a region of the Fibrobacter sp. UWR4 genome:
- a CDS encoding gliding motility-associated C-terminal domain-containing protein — translation MKLKLLTLLSGLMLSAAFAADKWENFSSPLPIYNAVPFENGGLMVATGGGVRYRSVSSDYVYHSEHGLESSEIYAIASSDKGYFAVSREGIVSVLNGNALSWRAVNRSYAANKRDVVPGAATMGKDIMTIGFEDRLAFFNAPLSYSVLTINRICDQSLAINKVNKVLADGDTLFVQLDKGAYARKMDWDHMDSDISLVDPDSWIKLPEERVVKGMEPWDSTKVVVDGKTLDDPSLKEHIYVFDDKGLVAGEYDRSMIKQVIPADGGHYLVGPKALFFYDGTTLTDLVDNAFFPLTDTYEVEAFPAGGVYAISTQGEFSFYDGHNWTSEPIAAPVGSGSTGFASRLKNFSYLPDGHVLFHAWGMGYYGYSDWGTRWDYDTNKDRGLCLDPYDGKSSYIISLSIVPAPDSSGFITIAGSFEGYSLAYFSKSGDVVCANHIGKFFNAAPLHSFINDDGRWVVYAATRGEDGLSSTGSLDIITFPSPKSNGGELSRINVKTVTNSSITAPIDMVYEPVQKRLWMVTASSLVYYDEERDTLLTPTSVKGLSGAEYTSIDSDPHGNLWVGTADHGAYMVSLTGKSPDTLKAVNFSARAGMLCNRVSDLSVDPVQGKVWFSHEMGVSSLQRMEARDASKFMTDSAKAVKAYPMPFRPKVHKNFIIDNIAENAVVSIFNRGGSLIRSFSGSEIIGGRMTWDGCGKDGRLVSPGVYYYVVKTSSKAKKGKFIIIH, via the coding sequence GTGAAGTTAAAACTCCTTACATTGCTTTCGGGTCTCATGTTGTCTGCCGCCTTTGCTGCGGACAAGTGGGAAAACTTTTCTAGCCCGCTGCCGATCTATAATGCGGTCCCTTTTGAAAACGGGGGCCTGATGGTCGCTACTGGTGGTGGGGTTCGCTATCGGTCGGTCTCCAGTGATTACGTGTACCATTCTGAACATGGTCTGGAGTCATCAGAAATTTATGCCATTGCCTCTTCTGACAAGGGCTACTTTGCGGTGTCTCGCGAAGGTATCGTTTCTGTGCTGAATGGTAATGCCTTGAGCTGGCGTGCGGTGAACAGGTCCTATGCCGCGAACAAGCGCGATGTGGTACCCGGTGCTGCAACTATGGGTAAGGACATTATGACCATCGGCTTCGAAGACCGATTGGCGTTCTTTAATGCACCTCTTTCCTATTCCGTCTTGACGATTAACCGCATTTGCGATCAGTCATTGGCTATTAACAAGGTGAACAAGGTCCTGGCGGATGGAGATACGCTTTTTGTCCAGCTGGATAAAGGCGCCTATGCCCGCAAGATGGACTGGGACCATATGGACTCCGACATTTCCCTTGTGGATCCGGATAGCTGGATCAAGCTTCCTGAAGAACGTGTCGTGAAGGGCATGGAACCTTGGGACTCCACTAAGGTGGTGGTAGACGGAAAGACCCTTGATGATCCGTCCTTGAAGGAACATATCTATGTGTTTGACGATAAGGGCCTTGTTGCGGGTGAATATGACCGTAGCATGATCAAGCAGGTTATCCCTGCAGATGGTGGTCATTATCTGGTGGGACCTAAGGCTCTGTTCTTCTACGATGGAACAACCCTTACGGACCTGGTGGATAACGCGTTCTTCCCTCTGACGGATACCTATGAGGTGGAGGCTTTCCCTGCAGGAGGCGTTTATGCCATATCCACGCAAGGTGAATTCAGTTTCTACGATGGCCACAACTGGACTAGCGAGCCCATTGCCGCGCCTGTGGGTAGCGGCTCCACAGGTTTTGCTTCTCGCTTAAAGAACTTCAGCTATCTACCGGATGGTCATGTCCTGTTCCATGCCTGGGGTATGGGCTACTATGGATATTCCGACTGGGGAACCCGCTGGGATTACGACACGAATAAGGACCGTGGCTTGTGTCTGGATCCCTATGACGGCAAGTCCTCCTACATCATTTCCCTATCCATTGTTCCCGCTCCGGACAGTTCTGGTTTCATCACGATTGCCGGCTCCTTTGAAGGGTATAGCCTTGCGTATTTCAGTAAGAGCGGAGATGTGGTCTGCGCTAATCATATAGGTAAATTCTTTAATGCGGCTCCTTTACATTCCTTTATTAACGACGATGGACGGTGGGTTGTATACGCTGCAACTCGTGGTGAAGATGGCCTTTCCTCTACGGGTAGCCTGGACATTATCACGTTCCCTTCCCCCAAGTCCAACGGCGGTGAACTTTCCCGCATCAATGTGAAGACGGTGACTAATTCCAGTATTACTGCTCCCATTGATATGGTCTATGAACCTGTCCAGAAACGTCTTTGGATGGTTACTGCGTCAAGTCTTGTGTATTACGATGAAGAACGCGATACCTTGCTTACGCCCACTTCTGTGAAGGGGCTTAGTGGAGCTGAATACACCTCCATTGACAGTGATCCTCATGGCAATCTCTGGGTGGGTACGGCTGATCATGGCGCCTATATGGTATCCCTTACCGGCAAGTCTCCCGACACCTTGAAGGCTGTAAATTTCTCTGCTCGTGCAGGCATGCTTTGCAATCGTGTGAGCGACTTGTCTGTTGACCCGGTTCAGGGTAAGGTCTGGTTCTCTCACGAAATGGGCGTAAGCTCACTGCAGCGTATGGAAGCCCGTGACGCATCCAAGTTCATGACCGACTCCGCGAAGGCCGTGAAGGCGTATCCTATGCCTTTCCGCCCCAAGGTCCATAAGAATTTCATTATTGATAACATTGCTGAAAATGCTGTAGTCAGTATCTTCAATCGCGGTGGCTCCCTCATTCGCTCTTTCTCCGGAAGCGAAATTATCGGAGGCCGTATGACCTGGGACGGCTGTGGCAAGGATGGTCGACTGGTTTCTCCAGGCGTCTATTACTATGTGGTCAAGACTTCATCCAAGGCGAAGAAGGGCAAGTTCATTATCATCCACTAA
- a CDS encoding thioredoxin family protein — MNSMPPPDMSMEYSAGALKTGSKLTVHITIPDNWHVNANIAADEFLKASSIELSAKGITFGEPVWPEAIKEYSEALDMENLVFRGSFKVELPIDSVAADYDSLTTKATFHYQACDNSICLAPAEKTISLDGTDFFGDGSRAQGADAQASNGTAENKETFAIPMDPSVMGQDAKTEQPAEESSVTAEAQNVSVPDAEKIQDGAAAGTLALLFFAFVGGLILNLMPCVLPVLSLKLFSLIKQAGESRGRLIVLGISTAAGILASFWILAAVITAVKIGGGNAGWGMQFQSPGFIAFMVVILTAFAMSFFGVFEVWLPWGATTRMDEAGRKSGIAGAFFTGALLVLLSTPCSAPFLGTAMGFAFTASAPVLFLFFTAAALGLSLPYLLVSVFPAVLKVFPKPGPWMVKLQKVMGILLLATVAWLLWVVNEQAGTSGVGIFAVVAVVAAAASFIAGKFAPPGVAFGRELGIFAGAIAVMAALWFAVLAPKYEGVVQARFDARMAEKMTEDGWYRYSPELMEEFKAAGRTVFVDVSADWCLTCKANEAAILNREEFTHAMDSLKVARVKADWTRETPEVNALLRSLGKSGVPAYAIYPKGDASKQIVLPELLTTSGIVERIAP, encoded by the coding sequence ATGAATTCCATGCCTCCTCCGGACATGTCCATGGAGTATTCCGCAGGCGCATTGAAGACAGGCTCCAAGCTGACCGTGCACATCACCATCCCAGACAACTGGCATGTGAATGCAAACATTGCCGCCGATGAATTTCTGAAGGCATCCTCCATAGAACTTTCGGCAAAGGGTATTACTTTCGGGGAACCTGTGTGGCCCGAGGCGATTAAGGAATATAGCGAAGCACTGGATATGGAAAATCTCGTATTCCGAGGCTCCTTCAAGGTGGAACTACCCATCGACAGCGTCGCCGCCGATTATGACAGCTTGACCACGAAGGCCACCTTCCATTACCAGGCCTGCGACAACTCCATCTGCCTTGCTCCTGCAGAAAAGACCATTTCCCTGGACGGCACAGATTTTTTCGGAGACGGGAGTCGCGCACAAGGCGCTGACGCGCAGGCTTCCAACGGCACAGCGGAAAACAAGGAAACTTTTGCCATCCCGATGGATCCGTCCGTAATGGGACAGGACGCCAAGACGGAACAGCCTGCAGAAGAATCGAGTGTCACAGCCGAAGCACAGAACGTAAGCGTCCCGGATGCAGAAAAAATACAGGATGGAGCTGCTGCCGGCACTTTGGCACTTCTGTTCTTCGCTTTCGTAGGCGGTCTTATTCTCAACTTGATGCCCTGTGTACTGCCGGTCCTTTCGTTGAAGCTTTTCAGTTTGATCAAGCAGGCTGGAGAAAGCCGCGGTCGCCTCATAGTTCTCGGGATAAGCACTGCTGCAGGAATTCTTGCTAGTTTCTGGATTCTTGCCGCAGTCATTACCGCTGTCAAGATCGGCGGGGGCAACGCTGGTTGGGGAATGCAATTCCAGAGCCCAGGCTTCATCGCCTTTATGGTCGTCATCCTGACCGCATTCGCCATGAGTTTCTTCGGGGTCTTTGAAGTATGGCTCCCGTGGGGTGCTACCACCAGGATGGACGAAGCGGGACGTAAGTCCGGTATTGCTGGCGCCTTCTTTACAGGAGCGCTCCTTGTATTGCTCAGCACACCCTGTTCCGCCCCCTTCCTGGGAACCGCCATGGGATTCGCCTTTACGGCAAGCGCCCCCGTGTTGTTCCTGTTCTTTACGGCAGCGGCCTTGGGACTTTCCCTCCCCTACCTGTTGGTAAGTGTATTCCCCGCTGTTTTGAAAGTTTTCCCGAAACCGGGCCCCTGGATGGTAAAGCTCCAGAAGGTCATGGGCATCCTGTTGCTCGCTACCGTCGCATGGCTTCTCTGGGTGGTAAACGAACAGGCAGGTACTTCCGGCGTCGGAATTTTCGCAGTCGTTGCAGTTGTTGCAGCAGCTGCCAGTTTTATTGCCGGGAAGTTCGCCCCGCCAGGAGTCGCCTTCGGTCGTGAACTGGGTATTTTTGCAGGCGCCATCGCAGTCATGGCAGCCCTCTGGTTTGCCGTTCTTGCCCCCAAGTACGAAGGCGTGGTGCAGGCTCGATTCGACGCCCGCATGGCAGAAAAGATGACGGAAGACGGATGGTACCGCTACAGTCCGGAACTCATGGAGGAATTCAAGGCCGCCGGACGTACCGTTTTCGTGGACGTTTCCGCTGACTGGTGCCTGACCTGCAAGGCCAACGAAGCGGCCATCCTGAACCGTGAGGAATTTACCCACGCCATGGACAGCCTAAAGGTAGCCCGCGTGAAAGCGGACTGGACCCGCGAAACACCTGAGGTAAACGCACTGTTAAGAAGCCTCGGCAAGTCAGGCGTTCCCGCCTACGCAATCTACCCCAAGGGCGATGCTAGCAAGCAGATTGTATTGCCGGAACTTTTGACAACCAGCGGAATCGTGGAAAGAATTGCACCGTAG
- a CDS encoding RNA polymerase sigma factor: protein MEFILNSSAKAVKGSNVKRAQYFNDCKHLIAKFSEVFTLSNKFIILRSTESLLSKFSFNDMPKQGIFSDGPNDWIGNVWLKYAPKIYKQCTRQTKSEDAAKDLFQDVALKFCRSAQNLDMGSSLEGWFRRVVRTTYCDQVRKVCVETPMSSLMDEQGEYSAVPNYAVAFYNENARRQRMQDLVTLFMEELSPAERIVVEGSFIAGVPLSAMSRDFGMPRCVLWRRRNAALVKLRNGRSARLQDLENPDIPMSVLESPSHLRP from the coding sequence ATGGAATTCATATTGAACTCTTCTGCGAAAGCCGTCAAGGGGAGCAATGTAAAAAGGGCGCAATACTTTAACGATTGCAAACACTTGATTGCAAAATTTTCAGAGGTCTTTACTTTATCAAATAAATTCATAATTTTACGCTCAACTGAAAGTCTGCTGTCAAAATTCTCGTTTAACGATATGCCTAAACAAGGAATTTTTTCAGATGGACCAAACGATTGGATTGGAAATGTCTGGTTAAAATACGCTCCTAAAATTTACAAACAATGCACCCGTCAGACAAAGTCGGAGGATGCTGCAAAGGATCTTTTTCAAGATGTCGCCTTGAAATTCTGCAGGAGTGCCCAGAACTTGGATATGGGCAGTTCCCTGGAGGGCTGGTTCCGGAGGGTGGTCCGCACTACGTATTGTGATCAGGTTCGCAAGGTTTGTGTGGAAACGCCCATGTCAAGCTTGATGGATGAACAGGGGGAGTATAGTGCCGTGCCTAACTACGCTGTTGCATTTTACAATGAAAATGCCAGACGTCAACGAATGCAGGACCTTGTTACTTTGTTCATGGAGGAACTTTCTCCTGCCGAAAGGATTGTGGTGGAGGGGTCCTTCATTGCGGGAGTGCCCCTATCAGCCATGTCCCGGGATTTTGGGATGCCACGTTGTGTTTTATGGAGAAGACGTAATGCCGCCCTAGTAAAATTGCGAAATGGTAGGAGTGCAAGGCTCCAGGATCTTGAAAATCCCGACATACCTATGTCTGTTTTAGAAAGTCCGTCCCATTTGCGTCCTTGA
- a CDS encoding fibro-slime domain-containing protein: protein MMIRRSFLRPLVVALLVFFVQESFALWCDGTIYIKAPASWDMVTLEAGGMFPKLSVGPSGWYEARAIAVGQGETFRVNSAGAHYPAQWIDRKKYDIGGYSGSWSEDSFTCADLASGSLYIYEDPTTPGKTAFGPNPPNAKYFYVMIPPDYEEWMSSVPMISTDGGVTGKPLIVDPDKCGWYYTLWFNEPVPENVVLYRGDDIHREDMIGLKGSWETSQVATPIPLNMMFEAFNTDSLYFVPDEGQLLSFADDGWYTEYPEGVEGACQYDLAAIIYDTDASLHPAFSCYSTSSLSGGEGCQQGAQGLTAQQAQAYVNNCIGVTTGIVEKYLDPNVPQKQRKPKLSAAGKKCFINESFFNQLFNYTAGVNEKSCYNMPFGRSADGKWEFDSDFYQSAGTKAPGGFYPVETTDDAAILAADPTQTPVKAARIKRVAEGPTFYGPALRELDPVEQEALIDVLCNGPGWDGGFDCEGQFANGESLFDFVQEKLKLDGAGYGAICVLGWSCQELAPKGWTFFKSGTETIVSSNSSSYGTPRWEGERNQHFCFESHAKFTYKPGLTFNFRGDDDIWVYIDNTLAVDLGGTHLAAPAYVKLDNFKGYGERKLEVGQQYDIDIFFCDRRTTMSNVRIKTNMFIQQKRGLQSTPVMDPNTGAKSYQMCYTKTGDGSCASAMTGEDVEIHCCGDEILTRCGVRMEYFLVKGMSFNLDEATPLTLGMINRGGIDLTDIAAPKVDRKNITIPAGVWSLFAYVDGKTRRITTFRSQTTPDVMYRTPIGEMDTNGVVVNGSNYVYSGSGLAGELLPVYITFLYPDNQNPEFGPLYISPSEAAGMPYTLETDGLTIYGNSDGRFKRLDPSVSRTIGTSGVDTLYVMVDPSALKDEKSKIYFLKVAGTTSVPAFFEFFLDLKDLNAALEAEKDSIEAAENGNGSNGESDGKPNSSGSSDRPNSSNSNGHGVKPSFHIVMTGPFTFEIVVDGEKPAKQAYVVTDLNGNVVDQGMLGSDDSHVSLKNAGHYIVKIGHKYQMVKFK, encoded by the coding sequence ATGATGATTAGAAGATCTTTTTTAAGACCGCTGGTTGTTGCGCTCCTGGTATTTTTTGTACAGGAATCATTTGCCTTATGGTGTGATGGCACCATCTATATAAAAGCTCCTGCATCCTGGGACATGGTTACCCTGGAAGCGGGCGGTATGTTCCCCAAGCTTTCTGTCGGCCCTTCCGGTTGGTACGAAGCCAGGGCCATAGCTGTCGGTCAGGGCGAAACTTTCCGCGTCAACAGTGCAGGTGCTCATTATCCGGCCCAGTGGATTGATCGCAAAAAATACGATATTGGTGGTTACTCTGGAAGTTGGTCCGAAGATTCCTTTACTTGTGCTGATCTCGCTTCCGGCTCCCTGTACATTTACGAAGATCCGACCACTCCGGGTAAGACTGCTTTTGGACCCAATCCTCCCAATGCGAAATATTTCTATGTAATGATTCCGCCGGATTATGAAGAATGGATGTCGTCTGTTCCTATGATCAGCACGGATGGAGGCGTCACTGGAAAGCCTTTAATTGTGGATCCGGATAAGTGCGGATGGTATTATACGTTGTGGTTCAATGAACCTGTGCCGGAAAATGTGGTACTCTATCGTGGCGATGATATTCATCGTGAGGATATGATTGGCCTAAAGGGAAGTTGGGAAACTTCTCAAGTTGCTACGCCAATTCCGTTAAACATGATGTTTGAAGCTTTTAATACAGATTCCCTGTATTTCGTGCCGGATGAAGGCCAGCTTCTTTCTTTTGCTGATGATGGCTGGTATACGGAATATCCGGAGGGGGTTGAAGGTGCTTGTCAATATGACTTAGCCGCCATCATTTACGATACGGATGCCAGTCTCCATCCGGCATTCTCCTGCTATAGTACGTCATCACTCAGTGGAGGCGAAGGCTGTCAGCAAGGCGCTCAGGGCTTGACTGCCCAGCAAGCACAGGCCTATGTGAATAACTGTATCGGTGTGACTACAGGTATTGTTGAAAAGTATCTGGATCCGAACGTTCCCCAGAAGCAGCGTAAGCCCAAGCTTTCCGCTGCAGGTAAAAAGTGCTTTATCAACGAGTCTTTCTTCAATCAGTTGTTTAACTACACCGCAGGCGTGAACGAAAAGTCCTGCTACAATATGCCTTTTGGACGCTCTGCAGATGGTAAGTGGGAATTTGACTCTGACTTCTATCAGAGTGCAGGTACCAAGGCGCCTGGTGGCTTCTATCCTGTAGAAACCACCGACGATGCCGCAATTCTTGCGGCAGACCCCACCCAGACTCCGGTTAAGGCTGCTCGTATCAAGCGTGTTGCAGAAGGTCCTACTTTCTACGGTCCGGCTCTTCGCGAACTTGATCCTGTAGAACAGGAAGCCTTGATTGATGTGCTCTGCAATGGCCCTGGCTGGGATGGTGGTTTTGATTGTGAAGGCCAGTTTGCTAATGGAGAGAGTCTCTTCGATTTTGTTCAGGAAAAATTGAAACTAGATGGTGCTGGTTATGGTGCAATATGCGTGCTTGGCTGGTCCTGCCAGGAATTGGCTCCCAAGGGATGGACCTTCTTCAAGTCTGGTACAGAAACAATTGTTTCGTCAAATTCGTCAAGCTATGGTACGCCTCGTTGGGAAGGAGAACGCAATCAGCACTTCTGTTTTGAATCCCATGCCAAGTTTACCTATAAGCCGGGACTTACCTTTAATTTCCGTGGCGATGATGACATTTGGGTCTACATCGATAATACACTTGCGGTGGATTTGGGTGGAACTCATCTTGCAGCTCCTGCCTACGTGAAGCTGGATAATTTCAAGGGGTATGGCGAACGTAAATTGGAAGTGGGTCAGCAATACGATATTGACATTTTCTTCTGTGATAGGCGCACTACTATGTCCAATGTTCGTATAAAAACGAACATGTTCATCCAACAGAAACGTGGCTTGCAGTCAACTCCGGTTATGGATCCGAATACGGGTGCCAAGTCTTACCAGATGTGCTATACCAAAACTGGTGATGGTAGTTGCGCTAGCGCCATGACTGGTGAGGATGTAGAAATTCATTGCTGTGGAGATGAAATTCTTACTCGTTGTGGAGTGAGGATGGAGTATTTCCTTGTAAAGGGAATGTCCTTTAATTTGGACGAGGCGACTCCGTTGACCTTGGGCATGATTAATAGAGGTGGCATTGACCTTACGGACATTGCCGCTCCTAAGGTTGATCGAAAGAACATTACCATTCCTGCCGGAGTGTGGTCCCTGTTTGCTTATGTTGATGGAAAAACCAGGAGAATAACCACATTCCGTTCCCAGACAACTCCTGATGTGATGTATAGGACTCCAATAGGAGAAATGGATACCAATGGTGTAGTGGTCAATGGATCTAATTACGTTTATTCTGGCTCCGGTCTGGCAGGAGAATTGCTGCCTGTCTATATCACTTTCCTCTATCCGGATAACCAGAACCCTGAATTTGGACCTTTGTACATTTCTCCCTCCGAAGCTGCGGGAATGCCTTACACTCTCGAGACGGACGGCCTGACAATCTACGGAAATTCCGATGGCAGGTTTAAACGACTCGATCCTTCTGTTTCCCGCACGATTGGAACATCTGGTGTGGATACCCTTTACGTAATGGTGGACCCCTCCGCCCTGAAGGATGAAAAGTCCAAGATCTATTTCTTGAAGGTTGCGGGTACAACATCTGTTCCGGCGTTCTTTGAATTCTTCCTGGATCTGAAAGACTTGAATGCCGCTTTGGAGGCCGAAAAGGACTCGATTGAGGCTGCTGAAAATGGCAATGGCTCTAACGGCGAATCTGACGGCAAGCCTAATTCCTCCGGCTCTTCAGATAGGCCGAACTCCAGTAATTCTAATGGCCACGGCGTCAAGCCTAGTTTCCACATTGTAATGACCGGTCCATTCACTTTTGAAATTGTGGTGGATGGAGAGAAACCTGCGAAGCAGGCCTACGTGGTCACGGATTTAAATGGCAATGTGGTGGACCAGGGAATGCTGGGGTCTGATGATTCCCATGTATCGTTAAAGAATGCGGGTCACTACATTGTGAAAATCGGCCATAAGTATCAGATGGTGAAATTCAAGTAG
- a CDS encoding CCA tRNA nucleotidyltransferase: MAQVQTLDGKFFEPDLPGRLLKIAGEIREAGGRAYLVGGWVRDAMLGGNCRDYDIEVYDMEQDSLVAILSKYGRCNLVGKAFGVIHLAMKGLSLDFSFPRTESKVGYGHRGFVVHTDAKLTFREAALRRDFTINAMGMELPDLTLCDPYNGVEDLKAGLLRHVGPAFAEDSLRILRGVQFASRFKLALAPETVEMCRTLSLDDLSIERLFEEFKKWLLKPGKPSLGLKAFLDIKLDEYFPEIRPLSVAGDAANWNALGELLDNLSAVQGLNDDERMVLMFAGLLAGNPADTLKFLARITNEIKLTKGVPLLLSRIFKYEPQASIPTDAEIRRLSVELSGLRLYIAFLQSNPMYATESRTAFAQAFKARAEELGVYEKAPAAYLTGKMLMDLGVKPGKEMGELIKKSFELQLDGEITDADTAIVWARGQLL, from the coding sequence ATGGCTCAGGTGCAGACTCTTGATGGAAAGTTCTTCGAGCCGGATCTTCCCGGCCGCCTCCTGAAAATTGCAGGTGAAATTCGTGAAGCCGGCGGCCGTGCCTATCTGGTGGGCGGCTGGGTCCGAGACGCCATGTTGGGCGGCAACTGTCGCGACTATGATATCGAAGTATACGACATGGAGCAGGATTCCCTAGTGGCAATCCTCTCGAAGTATGGCCGCTGCAATCTAGTGGGCAAGGCTTTCGGTGTCATCCATCTGGCCATGAAGGGACTGTCTCTGGATTTTTCCTTCCCCCGTACAGAAAGTAAAGTGGGCTATGGCCACCGCGGGTTTGTTGTCCATACGGATGCAAAGCTGACATTCAGGGAGGCCGCCCTCCGTCGGGATTTTACCATCAATGCCATGGGCATGGAACTTCCGGATCTGACCCTCTGCGATCCCTACAATGGGGTAGAGGACCTGAAGGCAGGCCTCCTCCGTCACGTAGGTCCCGCGTTCGCCGAAGATTCCCTCCGCATCCTTCGCGGGGTGCAGTTTGCCAGCCGCTTCAAGCTGGCTCTCGCTCCCGAAACGGTGGAAATGTGCCGCACTCTTTCTTTGGATGATCTCTCCATCGAGCGTCTTTTCGAGGAATTCAAGAAGTGGCTTCTGAAACCGGGCAAGCCGTCCCTCGGGCTGAAGGCTTTCCTGGATATTAAACTGGATGAGTATTTCCCGGAAATTCGCCCCCTGTCCGTTGCCGGCGACGCCGCCAACTGGAACGCGTTGGGTGAGTTGCTGGACAACCTTTCCGCAGTCCAGGGCCTGAATGACGACGAACGTATGGTTCTCATGTTTGCTGGCCTCCTGGCAGGAAATCCTGCAGACACGTTGAAGTTCCTTGCCCGCATTACCAACGAGATTAAGCTTACCAAGGGAGTGCCCCTCCTGCTCTCTCGGATATTCAAGTATGAACCTCAGGCAAGCATTCCTACAGACGCCGAAATTCGCCGCCTGTCTGTAGAACTTTCCGGTCTCCGTCTGTACATTGCGTTCCTGCAGAGCAATCCTATGTATGCCACGGAATCTCGTACCGCATTCGCTCAGGCTTTCAAGGCCCGTGCAGAAGAACTAGGCGTCTACGAGAAGGCTCCTGCAGCCTATCTCACAGGCAAGATGCTGATGGATCTTGGAGTGAAACCTGGCAAGGAAATGGGTGAACTCATCAAGAAAAGTTTTGAACTGCAGCTGGACGGTGAAATTACCGATGCGGACACCGCCATCGTCTGGGCTCGCGGACAATTGCTGTAA
- a CDS encoding glycosyltransferase → MGSVIIGCLTAIYALLFLFFIIGIIRTHRYRGPKATPSVTVVVPMRNEEEFAQRTLEALAVQDYVGEWEVICVDDRSTDSTREILEKFAADHPKFRVLSLDPNLPQIASPKKRALESAFKIAKNEVLLTMDADCIPRKSWITAMAGRFTDGICIVQGPKQNNGTRTMPHLFQKLETLGYTAMEAAGFSWGHPIVASAACLAYKKDLFFEVGGFGDLINLSSGDDDMLIHKMMKIPGTKVCYNLDKDAVIETEPVHTWKQLFNQRARWSSNGTSYESKPYILLLTLIYTYYIWMFISPWCVAFFDCPWQWCAFSILPKFIIDFIFLGIASWKLHSKKKMIAFIPTELIQIPMIVFCVPAGITGAFRWK, encoded by the coding sequence ATGGGTAGCGTGATTATTGGATGTCTTACGGCGATTTATGCTTTGCTGTTCCTATTTTTCATAATAGGGATTATCCGGACGCACCGTTACAGAGGTCCCAAAGCCACTCCCTCGGTGACGGTAGTGGTCCCCATGCGAAACGAAGAGGAATTCGCCCAGCGTACACTGGAAGCGCTTGCGGTCCAGGACTATGTCGGGGAATGGGAGGTCATTTGCGTAGATGACCGTTCCACGGACTCCACCAGGGAAATTCTGGAAAAGTTCGCCGCCGACCACCCGAAATTCCGCGTGCTTTCCCTGGATCCGAACCTCCCCCAGATTGCAAGCCCCAAGAAGCGAGCCCTGGAAAGCGCCTTCAAGATTGCCAAGAACGAAGTGCTGTTGACCATGGATGCAGACTGCATTCCCCGCAAGAGCTGGATTACCGCTATGGCAGGGCGATTCACCGATGGTATTTGCATCGTGCAGGGACCGAAACAGAATAACGGCACCCGCACTATGCCCCACCTGTTCCAGAAGTTGGAAACCTTGGGCTACACCGCCATGGAAGCCGCAGGATTCAGCTGGGGACATCCGATTGTTGCAAGTGCCGCATGTCTTGCCTACAAGAAGGACCTGTTCTTTGAAGTGGGCGGTTTCGGCGACCTGATCAACCTGAGCAGCGGCGATGACGACATGCTCATCCACAAGATGATGAAAATTCCAGGAACCAAGGTCTGCTACAACCTGGACAAGGACGCCGTCATCGAAACGGAACCGGTACACACCTGGAAGCAACTGTTCAACCAGCGCGCTCGCTGGAGCAGCAACGGGACCAGTTACGAAAGCAAGCCCTATATTCTGTTACTGACTTTGATTTACACCTACTACATCTGGATGTTCATCAGTCCCTGGTGTGTAGCATTCTTTGACTGTCCCTGGCAGTGGTGTGCCTTCAGCATCCTGCCCAAGTTTATCATCGACTTCATTTTCCTGGGTATTGCTTCCTGGAAGCTGCACAGCAAGAAGAAGATGATTGCATTCATCCCCACGGAACTGATTCAGATCCCCATGATCGTATTCTGTGTGCCTGCAGGAATCACGGGCGCATTTAGATGGAAATAA